In Homalodisca vitripennis isolate AUS2020 unplaced genomic scaffold, UT_GWSS_2.1 ScUCBcl_30;HRSCAF=681, whole genome shotgun sequence, the following proteins share a genomic window:
- the LOC124370201 gene encoding probable ubiquitin thioesterase DG1039 — translation MTQFQSADYLEGNQLFCTFQKYSFHSHFIVYSNGFLLVLKKRLSVPSVTIKISMEMETNELLKSREKARLRKQRSREKKKTNKEAWEKSLKKDAERKRISRAKEKEKLVTISSTSAGKKELKLKRCKETERKRKYRLKQKEKLEHVCDKNNELGTFSNRQSLGKAVVRAKKFLPKSPSKKLAVVRKTSL, via the exons ATGACACAATTTCAGTCTGCtgactatttggagggaaaccaGCTCTTCTGCACATTTcagaaatatagttttcattCTCATTTTATCGTTTATAGTAATggatttttacttgttttgaaGAAGAGATTGAGTGTCCCGTCCGTCACAATAAAg aTATCTATGGAAATGGAGACAAATGAGCTTTTAAAATCTAGAGAGAAGGCGAGACTACGAAAACAACGAAGCAGAGAAAAAAAGAAGACGAATAAAGAAGCCTGGGAGAAGAGTTTGAAGAAAGATGCAGAGAGAAAGCGAATATCGAGAGCTAAGGAAAAGGAAAAGTTAGTTACAATTAGTTCTACAAGTGCAGGTAAGAAAGAACTCAAACTTAAAAGATGCAAGGAaactgaaagaaaaagaaaatacaggttaaaacaaaaagaaaagctAGAACatgtatgtgataaaaataatgaacttggAACTTTTTCAAACAGGCAAAGCCTAGGAAAGGCTGTAGTTCGTGCAAagaaatttttaccaaaaagtCCTTCAAAAAAACTTGCTGTTGTAAGAAAAACTagtttatga